In Papaver somniferum cultivar HN1 chromosome 1, ASM357369v1, whole genome shotgun sequence, a genomic segment contains:
- the LOC113279317 gene encoding vesicle-associated protein 2-2-like has translation MQSRSLVQLVNSLDHYVAFKLKATAAKKYPTSPYIGVVRPKSTRETTVRMQAPLVASDMEFKDKLLIESIIVPFGTCDKATKSSMFYKEGIYIEKQKLNVIFISPTN, from the exons ATGCAAAGCAGGTCCTTGGTTCAGCTTGTCAACAGCTTGGATCATTATGTGGCCTTTAAG TTAAAAGCCACGGCTGCGAAGAAATACCCTACGTCGCCATACATTGGCGTTGTTCGTCCAAAGTCTACTCGTGAAACCACAG TTCGTATGCAAGCACCTTTGGTGGCTTCTGATATGGAATTCAAGGACAAACTCCTTATTGAGAGCATAATTGTTCCATTCGGAACCTGCGATAAGGCTACCAAATCTAGCATG TTTTACAAAGAAGGAATATATATTGAAAAGCAAAAACTGAATGTGATCTTCATAAGCCCGACCAATTAA